A genomic region of uncultured Roseibium sp. contains the following coding sequences:
- a CDS encoding LacI family DNA-binding transcriptional regulator, which yields MTHRFPVKEIAVQSGLSTATVDRVLNNRAHVSPQTRRRVQDAIAELTRQESQLAARGRRFFIDIVAEAPVRFTRQIQQATEAVLADFRPAAVRPRFTFAETMSVEQTSAIVERILRRGSQGVCLKARNTVETRQAVRQLEDKGIPVVTVFTDIPNIDRLAYVGLNNEKAGRTAAYLMLKLLKDDDRTLLTTLSQHSFQGEEDRFRAFRSELSRLRPELELIDASGGGGLSPATALGVRDKLHGVKAISGVYSMGGGNLAILRALDAAGIEPGVFIAHDLDEDNLELLRAEKLSLVLYHDLRADMRLAFRHLLAFHGVGEPPRSSESDIQVVTPLNIPGDI from the coding sequence ATGACCCATCGTTTTCCCGTCAAGGAAATTGCGGTCCAGTCCGGGTTGAGCACGGCCACCGTCGACCGGGTCCTGAACAACCGCGCCCATGTCAGCCCGCAGACGCGCAGGCGTGTCCAGGACGCGATTGCGGAACTGACGCGGCAGGAAAGCCAGCTTGCGGCCAGGGGACGCCGGTTTTTCATCGACATCGTCGCCGAAGCCCCCGTGAGGTTTACCCGTCAGATCCAGCAGGCGACCGAGGCGGTTCTTGCCGATTTCAGACCCGCGGCGGTCAGGCCCCGCTTTACTTTCGCCGAGACCATGAGCGTGGAGCAAACCAGCGCGATCGTTGAGAGGATCCTGCGCCGCGGAAGTCAGGGAGTGTGCCTCAAGGCCCGAAACACCGTGGAAACCAGGCAGGCGGTCAGGCAACTCGAAGACAAAGGCATTCCGGTTGTTACCGTCTTCACCGACATACCGAACATCGACCGGCTCGCCTATGTGGGGCTGAACAACGAAAAGGCCGGGCGAACGGCCGCTTACCTGATGCTGAAACTGCTCAAGGACGACGACAGGACACTCCTGACAACGCTCAGCCAACACAGTTTCCAGGGCGAGGAAGACCGCTTCAGGGCCTTCCGGTCCGAGCTTTCAAGGCTGCGTCCCGAGCTGGAACTGATCGATGCCAGCGGCGGCGGCGGGCTCAGTCCGGCGACCGCGCTTGGCGTGCGCGACAAGCTCCACGGCGTGAAGGCGATCTCCGGTGTCTATTCGATGGGCGGCGGAAACCTGGCGATCCTCAGAGCGCTGGACGCAGCGGGGATCGAACCGGGTGTCTTCATTGCCCACGATCTGGATGAAGACAATCTGGAGCTGCTGCGCGCCGAAAAACTGTCCCTGGTGCTCTATCACGACCTGCGCGCAGACATGCGGCTGGCCTTCCGGCATCTGCTCGCCTTCCACGGTGTCGGCGAGCCGCCGCGCTCGTCGGAGAGCGACATTCAGGTGGTCACGCCCCTGAACATTCCCGGTGACATCTGA
- a CDS encoding DUF1194 domain-containing protein → MHAFVKAGLSCAAGRLRSLAFCLVAAATPAPAAACSLSLVLAMDASSSVDHLEHDLQLNGLANALSDPEVVQAIEAVGGIWIMSFEWSGQRQHFLQFGWRYLEDAEDAEQAADELRSSHRGFIGFPTAIGYALGYAAVQMGRAPATCARKVIDVAGDGINNDGFPPSSAYKAFDFEGVTVNGLVIADQDTTTIDYYREHVISGPGAFIEVAADYEDYARAMKRKLIREIIGNGYAARN, encoded by the coding sequence ATGCACGCGTTCGTCAAAGCAGGCCTTTCCTGCGCCGCCGGCCGTCTGCGTTCACTTGCGTTCTGTCTCGTGGCGGCAGCCACTCCCGCTCCCGCGGCGGCCTGTTCGCTGTCGCTCGTTCTCGCCATGGACGCGTCATCGAGTGTCGATCATCTCGAACATGACCTGCAGCTGAATGGTCTGGCGAATGCGCTGAGTGACCCCGAAGTGGTGCAGGCCATCGAAGCTGTCGGCGGGATCTGGATCATGAGCTTCGAATGGAGCGGCCAGCGCCAGCACTTTCTGCAGTTCGGCTGGCGCTATCTCGAAGATGCCGAAGACGCCGAACAGGCAGCCGACGAACTCAGATCGTCCCACAGAGGTTTCATCGGCTTTCCGACCGCAATCGGCTATGCCCTGGGCTATGCTGCGGTTCAGATGGGCCGGGCGCCCGCGACCTGCGCGCGGAAGGTGATCGACGTGGCCGGAGACGGCATCAACAATGACGGCTTTCCGCCTTCCAGCGCCTACAAGGCGTTCGATTTCGAAGGCGTGACCGTCAACGGCCTCGTCATTGCGGACCAGGACACAACGACGATCGACTACTACCGCGAGCACGTGATCAGCGGGCCCGGTGCCTTCATCGAGGTCGCCGCCGACTATGAGGACTATGCGCGCGCGATGAAGCGCAAGCTCATTCGCGAAATCATCGGCAACGGCTACGCAGCCAGAAACTGA
- a CDS encoding phytanoyl-CoA dioxygenase family protein, whose translation MDRQVVSNGYFDAGSCSIDDFKALVDQKLDQSDVPLAECIVSNVPIYKVSELGTVIAGEAGKRRLMAEWAHVLMYRSGVLVLDGAFADTTPLDAASRVFQDIIREEKSAAGGGADHFATAGANDRIWNSLQKLCFRDPEAFAGCFANLFVDAVCEAWLGPNYQMTAQVNVVRPGGAAQQAHRDYHLGFQDAETCAGYPAHVHDLSPVMTLQGGIAHADMPVESGPTKLLPFSQLYRPGYMAYREKVFQDFFEGAYVQLPLKKGDAIFFNPALFHAAGENRSADIQRMANLLQISSAFCRAMENIDREGMSRVLYPVLLEKSRSGDWGRAEIEAAVSACAEGYSFPTNLDTDPPVGGLAPVTQKQLFLKALGKGMSAEDFAAALETQSARRKA comes from the coding sequence ATGGATCGCCAGGTCGTCTCCAATGGATATTTCGATGCCGGCAGCTGCAGCATCGACGATTTCAAGGCTCTTGTTGACCAGAAGCTCGACCAGAGTGACGTGCCGCTTGCCGAGTGCATCGTGTCGAATGTTCCCATCTACAAGGTGAGCGAGCTTGGTACCGTGATTGCCGGTGAAGCGGGAAAACGCCGGCTCATGGCGGAGTGGGCGCATGTCCTGATGTATCGCTCGGGCGTGCTGGTTCTTGACGGCGCCTTTGCCGACACCACGCCTCTTGATGCCGCATCGCGCGTTTTCCAGGATATTATCCGCGAGGAAAAGTCTGCCGCCGGCGGCGGTGCTGACCATTTCGCGACAGCCGGTGCCAATGACCGGATCTGGAACTCGTTGCAGAAACTGTGTTTTCGCGATCCCGAGGCATTTGCCGGCTGCTTTGCCAATCTGTTTGTCGACGCGGTTTGCGAGGCCTGGCTTGGGCCGAACTACCAGATGACGGCGCAGGTGAATGTCGTGCGGCCGGGCGGCGCGGCCCAGCAGGCGCACAGGGATTATCATCTCGGATTTCAGGACGCGGAGACCTGCGCCGGCTATCCCGCTCATGTCCACGATCTGTCTCCGGTCATGACACTCCAGGGGGGCATTGCCCATGCCGACATGCCTGTTGAAAGCGGTCCGACCAAGCTTCTGCCGTTCTCGCAGCTTTACCGGCCCGGTTACATGGCCTACCGCGAAAAGGTGTTTCAGGACTTCTTCGAAGGCGCCTATGTGCAACTGCCGTTGAAGAAAGGCGATGCGATCTTTTTCAATCCGGCGCTGTTTCATGCGGCCGGCGAGAACAGAAGCGCCGATATTCAGCGCATGGCCAACCTGCTCCAGATATCGTCCGCCTTTTGCCGCGCCATGGAAAACATCGACCGGGAGGGAATGTCCAGGGTGCTCTATCCGGTTCTCCTGGAAAAGAGCCGCTCCGGTGACTGGGGCAGGGCTGAAATCGAGGCCGCGGTCTCCGCGTGTGCGGAAGGTTATTCGTTCCCGACCAATCTGGACACGGATCCCCCCGTCGGCGGTCTTGCGCCGGTGACGCAAAAACAGCTGTTTCTGAAAGCATTGGGAAAGGGGATGTCCGCAGAGGACTTCGCCGCGGCCCTTGAAACGCAGTCAGCCCGGCGCAAGGCTTGA